From a single Paenibacillus sp. FSL W8-0426 genomic region:
- a CDS encoding DeoR/GlpR family DNA-binding transcription regulator, giving the protein MSLTYEERKHTILTRLAIEGKVQVQTLAQLFQVSTETIRRDLDRLEKEGELRKVYGGAVRVRAGMNEAPFQKRSQLQSAEKQAIGRAAAALIEDGETVLLDNGTTTLEIMRELRARSQVTVITNSVPILNCALEQFAGKIIFAGGDIQPAVQASTGPIAHELLNQFKVNKAFISAGGISLTDGITDYLLEEARISRTMMERAEETILVADHTKFGRSTFARIAPLESISMVVTDKCCPADWLQALQQLEIDVVRSD; this is encoded by the coding sequence ATGTCCCTAACCTATGAGGAACGCAAACATACGATTCTTACCCGGCTGGCCATCGAAGGCAAGGTTCAGGTGCAAACGCTGGCTCAGCTGTTCCAGGTCTCGACCGAGACGATTCGGCGGGATCTGGACCGGCTGGAGAAGGAAGGCGAGCTGCGCAAAGTATACGGAGGCGCCGTCCGCGTTCGCGCCGGCATGAATGAAGCCCCCTTCCAGAAACGATCACAGCTGCAATCGGCCGAGAAACAGGCCATCGGCCGCGCGGCGGCCGCATTGATCGAGGATGGCGAGACCGTCCTCTTGGACAACGGGACGACCACGCTGGAGATCATGCGCGAGCTGAGAGCCCGTTCCCAGGTCACCGTCATCACCAACTCCGTCCCGATCCTGAACTGCGCGCTGGAACAATTCGCAGGCAAAATCATTTTTGCTGGAGGAGACATCCAGCCTGCCGTTCAGGCCTCCACCGGCCCGATCGCGCATGAGCTTCTGAACCAGTTCAAGGTCAACAAGGCGTTCATCTCCGCGGGCGGCATATCGCTAACGGACGGCATCACCGACTATTTGCTGGAGGAAGCCCGAATATCCCGCACGATGATGGAGCGGGCCGAGGAAACGATTTTGGTGGCGGACCATACGAAATTCGGGCGCTCGACCTTTGCGCGCATTGCGCCACTGGAAAGTATTTCGATGGTGGTTACGGACAAATGCTGCCCGGCCGATTGGCTGCAGGCGCTGCAACAGCTCGAAATCGATGTCGTGCGGAGCGATTGA